A genomic window from Micromonospora sp. WMMA1947 includes:
- a CDS encoding septum formation family protein produces the protein MRRAMSFLVAAMIASATLTGCAGTGGLDGDLTDDWSVMSAPEPFTPAAGVCQVADFTASVGLAAYAPVGCELPHRVETVHVGAFTADRPAPPPLASPELRAAFADCDKRATGYVGDDWRAGRLRLAVAVPTGLGWTAGSRWYRCDLTELTTVEAAATVVTRTGSLRDALKTPSPLRLGCQRTTRDAGRVQRLTPVDCTVAHDAEFVGVWAAPDRPYPKKPEDWVPLYDGCFGVIARYAGVPADAFLRYRSDVVVRPPAAGRWAVGDRGVRCYLWLSDRTVTTSLKGAGPTALPRRTR, from the coding sequence ATGCGCCGTGCGATGAGCTTCCTGGTCGCCGCGATGATCGCGAGCGCCACCCTGACCGGCTGCGCCGGCACCGGCGGGCTGGACGGCGACCTCACCGACGACTGGTCCGTGATGTCCGCTCCCGAGCCGTTCACCCCGGCTGCCGGGGTCTGCCAGGTCGCCGACTTCACCGCGAGCGTCGGCCTGGCCGCGTACGCGCCGGTCGGCTGCGAGCTGCCGCACCGGGTGGAGACCGTGCACGTCGGTGCGTTCACCGCCGACCGGCCTGCCCCGCCACCGCTCGCCTCACCCGAGCTGCGTGCCGCGTTCGCCGACTGCGACAAGCGGGCCACCGGGTACGTGGGTGACGACTGGCGTGCCGGGCGGCTCCGGCTGGCGGTGGCGGTGCCGACCGGCCTCGGCTGGACGGCCGGCTCCCGCTGGTACCGGTGCGACCTCACCGAGCTGACCACCGTCGAGGCGGCGGCCACCGTGGTCACCCGGACGGGCAGCCTGCGCGACGCGCTCAAGACGCCCTCCCCGCTACGGCTGGGCTGCCAGCGCACCACGCGGGACGCGGGCCGGGTGCAGCGGCTCACCCCGGTCGACTGCACTGTCGCGCACGACGCCGAGTTCGTCGGCGTGTGGGCCGCGCCGGACCGCCCGTACCCGAAGAAGCCGGAGGACTGGGTTCCCCTCTACGACGGCTGCTTCGGCGTGATCGCCCGCTACGCGGGGGTGCCCGCCGACGCGTTCCTGCGCTACCGCAGCGACGTGGTGGTCCGGCCGCCCGCCGCCGGTCGCTGGGCGGTCGGCGACCGGGGCGTGCGCTGCTACCTGTGGCTCAGCGACCGTACGGTGACCACCTCCCTGAAGGGCGCCGGACCGACCGCCCTCCCGCGCCGGACGAGGTAG
- a CDS encoding L-aspartate oxidase has translation MDVPTVDLPALPRLLAAPAPGWVETTDVIVVGSGVAGLTAALHLREAGLHVTVVTKVDMDEGSTRWAQGGIAAVLDPADTPDAHAYDTEVAGVGLCDPAAVRALVAEGPTRLRELMRIGAEFDRHPDGSLMLTREGGHRADRIVHAGGDATGAEVQRALHDAVRRDPWIRLVEHALVLDLLRAPGDGPGGLGPACGITLHVLGEGSEDGVGAILGRAVVLATGGMGQIFAATTNPAVSTGDGVALALRAGAAVTDVEFVQFHPTALIVPAGGPGAGLAQQPLVSEALRGEGAHLVDGDGKRFMVGQHELAELAPRDVVAKGIHRVLLASGADHVFLDARHLGGDFLARRFPTIVASCLAIGVDPATDLIPVAPAAHYASGGVRTDLRGRTSIPGLYACGEVACTGVHGANRLASNSLLEGLVFSRRIAEDIAAGLPEQARPAESGAWVGGPGALVPAAGTAELQRAMTRGAGVLRSARTLEATAAALTALGAGRGVPRTADWEATNLLTVASTLVAAAYARQETRGCHWREDFPTADERWLGHLVAEVGTDGIVAERWEEINR, from the coding sequence ATGGACGTACCGACCGTCGACCTGCCGGCGCTGCCCCGTCTGCTCGCCGCGCCCGCCCCCGGCTGGGTGGAGACGACAGACGTGATCGTGGTCGGCTCCGGCGTGGCCGGGCTGACCGCCGCGCTGCACCTGCGCGAGGCCGGCCTGCACGTCACGGTGGTCACCAAGGTCGACATGGACGAGGGCTCCACCCGCTGGGCGCAGGGCGGCATCGCCGCCGTACTGGACCCGGCGGACACGCCGGACGCGCACGCGTACGACACGGAGGTCGCCGGCGTCGGCCTGTGCGACCCGGCGGCGGTCCGCGCGCTCGTGGCCGAGGGACCGACCCGGCTGCGCGAGCTGATGCGGATCGGGGCGGAGTTCGACCGCCACCCGGACGGCTCGCTGATGCTGACCCGCGAGGGCGGCCACCGCGCCGACCGGATCGTGCACGCGGGCGGCGACGCCACCGGCGCGGAGGTGCAGCGGGCGCTGCACGACGCGGTCCGCCGCGACCCGTGGATCCGGCTGGTCGAGCACGCCCTGGTGCTGGACCTGCTGCGTGCCCCCGGCGACGGGCCGGGCGGGCTCGGCCCGGCCTGCGGCATCACGCTGCACGTGCTCGGCGAGGGCAGCGAGGACGGCGTCGGCGCGATCCTCGGCCGCGCGGTGGTGCTGGCCACCGGCGGGATGGGGCAGATCTTCGCCGCCACCACGAACCCGGCGGTCTCCACCGGCGACGGGGTGGCGCTGGCGTTGCGCGCGGGCGCGGCGGTCACCGACGTGGAGTTCGTCCAGTTCCACCCGACCGCGCTGATCGTGCCGGCCGGCGGTCCGGGCGCGGGGCTGGCCCAGCAGCCGCTGGTCTCCGAGGCACTGCGCGGCGAGGGCGCGCACCTGGTCGACGGCGACGGCAAGCGGTTCATGGTCGGTCAGCACGAACTGGCCGAGCTGGCGCCCCGGGACGTGGTCGCCAAGGGCATCCACCGGGTGCTGCTCGCGTCCGGCGCGGACCACGTGTTCCTGGACGCCCGGCACCTGGGCGGCGACTTCCTGGCCCGGCGGTTCCCCACCATCGTGGCGTCCTGCCTGGCCATCGGCGTGGACCCGGCGACCGACCTGATCCCGGTCGCGCCGGCCGCGCACTACGCCTCCGGCGGCGTCCGGACCGACCTGCGCGGCCGTACCTCCATCCCCGGCCTGTACGCGTGCGGCGAGGTCGCCTGCACCGGCGTGCACGGCGCGAACCGACTGGCCAGCAACTCGCTGCTGGAAGGGCTGGTCTTCTCCCGCCGGATCGCCGAGGACATCGCCGCCGGACTGCCCGAGCAGGCCCGGCCGGCGGAGTCCGGCGCCTGGGTGGGCGGGCCGGGCGCGCTGGTGCCGGCGGCCGGTACGGCGGAGCTGCAACGGGCGATGACGCGGGGCGCGGGCGTGCTCCGGTCGGCACGGACGCTGGAGGCCACCGCTGCGGCGCTCACCGCGCTGGGCGCGGGGCGGGGTGTGCCGCGTACCGCCGACTGGGAGGCGACGAACCTGCTGACGGTGGCGTCGACGCTGGTCGCCGCCGCGTACGCGCGCCAGGAGACGCGGGGCTGCCACTGGCGGGAGGACTTCCCGACCGCCGACGAGCGGTGGCTGGGTCACCTGGTGGCCGAGGTGGGCACGGACGGCATCGTGGCGGAGCGCTGGGAGGAGATCAACCGATGA
- a CDS encoding type III pantothenate kinase encodes MLLCIDIGNTNTVLATFDGDKLVHSWRIKTDARSTADELGLMFRGLLAGDAVEITGVAACSTVPAALRSLRTMLDRYYADLPSVIVEPGVRTGVQLAIDNPKEVGADRVVNTLAAYTLYGGPSIVVDFGTTTNFDLVSSRGEFLGGAFAPGIEISFDALAARAAQLRKVEATRPRSVIGKNTVECLQAGLYFGFAGQVDRIVERMSEELGGVKAVIATGGLASLVLGECHTITHHEPMITLIGLRMVYDRNV; translated from the coding sequence GTGCTGCTCTGCATCGACATCGGAAACACGAACACCGTGCTGGCGACCTTCGACGGCGACAAGCTGGTGCATTCGTGGCGGATCAAGACCGACGCCCGCTCCACAGCGGACGAGCTGGGTCTGATGTTCCGGGGACTGCTCGCCGGGGACGCCGTGGAGATCACCGGCGTGGCCGCCTGCTCGACAGTGCCGGCCGCGCTGCGCTCGCTGCGCACCATGCTCGACAGGTACTACGCCGACCTGCCCAGCGTGATCGTCGAGCCGGGCGTGCGGACCGGCGTGCAGCTCGCCATCGACAACCCGAAGGAGGTGGGCGCGGACCGGGTGGTGAACACGCTGGCCGCGTACACGCTCTACGGCGGGCCGTCGATCGTCGTGGACTTCGGCACCACCACCAACTTCGACCTGGTCAGCAGCCGGGGGGAGTTCCTCGGCGGTGCGTTCGCCCCCGGCATCGAGATCTCCTTCGACGCGCTGGCCGCCCGCGCGGCGCAGTTGCGCAAGGTGGAGGCGACCCGGCCGCGCTCGGTGATCGGCAAGAACACCGTCGAGTGCCTCCAGGCCGGGCTCTACTTCGGCTTCGCCGGGCAGGTGGACCGGATCGTCGAGCGGATGTCCGAGGAGCTGGGCGGCGTGAAGGCGGTCATCGCCACCGGCGGCCTGGCCTCGCTGGTGCTCGGCGAGTGCCACACCATCACCCACCACGAGCCGATGATCACGCTGATCGGCCTGCGGATGGTCTACGACCGCAACGTCTGA
- a CDS encoding class I SAM-dependent methyltransferase, with protein MTDPTAALSFGAAAADYDRFRPRYPEAALRWALDGLHDARVVDLGAGTGILTRGLLALTGPVAQVVPVEPDPGMRAQLADATPGTTALAGSAEAVPLPDGSADAVLVGQAYHWFDRERAHAEVARVLRPGGTFAPVWNIRDERVGWVAELTRIAHLGDNAGDVTQRYADFGAAFTEVEVGEFAHATTLTPDGVVIMLHTRSFWLTADADERRRVDAELAELFATHPDLAGRETVELPYRTMVLRARRR; from the coding sequence ATGACCGACCCCACTGCGGCCCTGTCGTTCGGCGCCGCCGCGGCCGATTACGACCGGTTCCGTCCCCGCTATCCGGAGGCCGCGCTGCGCTGGGCGCTGGACGGGCTGCACGACGCCCGGGTGGTGGATCTCGGCGCCGGCACCGGCATCCTCACCCGCGGGCTCCTGGCGCTGACCGGGCCGGTGGCTCAGGTCGTACCCGTGGAACCCGACCCGGGGATGCGCGCGCAACTGGCCGACGCGACGCCGGGCACGACGGCGCTCGCCGGCAGCGCCGAGGCGGTGCCGCTGCCGGACGGGTCGGCGGACGCGGTGCTGGTCGGGCAGGCCTACCACTGGTTCGACAGGGAGCGGGCGCACGCCGAGGTGGCCCGCGTGCTGCGCCCGGGCGGCACGTTCGCGCCGGTCTGGAACATCAGGGACGAGCGGGTCGGCTGGGTAGCGGAGCTGACCCGGATCGCCCACCTCGGCGACAACGCGGGCGACGTGACGCAGCGGTACGCGGACTTCGGCGCCGCCTTCACCGAGGTCGAGGTGGGCGAGTTCGCGCACGCCACCACGCTGACGCCGGACGGGGTGGTGATCATGCTGCACACCCGCTCGTTCTGGCTGACCGCCGACGCGGACGAGCGGCGACGGGTCGACGCGGAGCTGGCCGAACTGTTCGCGACCCATCCCGACCTGGCCGGCCGGGAGACGGTCGAGCTGCCGTACCGCACGATGGTGCTCCGGGCGCGGCGGCGTTAA
- the nadC gene encoding carboxylating nicotinate-nucleotide diphosphorylase produces the protein MRESTERALRDGGLDPERVRHVIVDTLHEDLGPDFLDVTSVATIPDEQRDTADLVARADGVVAGLPVAAAVFELVGEVTGAGRTVEVSLVAGDGQRVARGDVLATVSGPTRLLLTAERTALNLLSRMSGVATHTRAWADALAGTKAMVLDTRKTTPGLRALEKYAVRAGGGTNKRMGLYDVAMIKDNHKVAAGGIAAAFRRVREAFPDVAVQVEVDTPAEAVEAVEAGARFLLLDNMTPAQLREVVASVGDRAELEATGGLTLPMAAEYGATGVDFLSVGALTHSSPILDIALDLRDV, from the coding sequence ATGAGGGAGTCGACGGAGCGGGCGTTGCGGGACGGCGGTCTGGACCCGGAGCGGGTCCGGCACGTCATCGTCGACACGCTGCACGAGGATCTCGGGCCCGACTTCCTCGACGTCACGAGCGTCGCCACCATACCGGACGAGCAGCGGGACACGGCCGATCTGGTCGCGCGCGCCGACGGCGTGGTGGCCGGACTGCCCGTCGCCGCCGCCGTGTTCGAGCTGGTCGGCGAGGTCACCGGCGCGGGCCGTACGGTCGAGGTGTCGCTGGTCGCAGGCGACGGGCAGCGGGTGGCGCGCGGCGACGTGCTGGCCACCGTGTCCGGGCCGACCCGGCTGCTGCTGACCGCCGAGCGGACGGCGCTGAACCTGCTGTCCCGCATGTCCGGGGTGGCGACGCACACGCGGGCCTGGGCCGACGCCCTGGCCGGCACGAAGGCGATGGTGCTGGACACCCGCAAGACCACGCCGGGCCTGCGGGCACTGGAGAAGTACGCGGTCCGGGCCGGTGGCGGCACCAACAAGCGGATGGGCCTGTACGACGTCGCCATGATCAAGGACAACCACAAGGTCGCGGCGGGCGGGATCGCTGCCGCGTTCCGGCGGGTCCGGGAGGCGTTCCCCGACGTCGCGGTGCAGGTCGAGGTGGACACGCCGGCCGAGGCGGTGGAGGCGGTCGAGGCAGGGGCCCGGTTCCTGCTGCTGGACAACATGACCCCGGCGCAGCTGCGCGAGGTGGTGGCGTCGGTGGGCGACCGGGCGGAGCTGGAGGCCACCGGCGGGCTGACGTTGCCGATGGCGGCCGAGTACGGCGCGACGGGGGTCGACTTCCTCTCCGTCGGCGCGCTCACCCACTCCTCGCCGATCCTGGACATCGCCCTCGACCTGCGCGACGTCTAG